The Ketobacter sp. MCCC 1A13808 DNA window CGAGTTTGCCTTTTCTCCGTAGCGATGAATGAAGCCAGCGATTGAGTTCAGGAAGCACGGTTCCGTAATCGGGCCGTGATTTCGATTAGTTTTGTGGTGTCATGGTGGTTTCAGGTCGTGATGGATTCCGTTGCCACAACCGCCTGTGTATTCTTCGAGTGACAATCGGTGTGTTCTACGGCAGCATCCATAGCCGATGGGCAGGCCCACTGAAGTTCGGAGTTCATAAGCACTAGCCAGCTGCAGTGCATTAAAGGTCAAAGTCAAAAAATAGTTGAGTGGTGCGGTGCAGGTAATTCGCTTTTGTACAGGCAACAAATAACCAGGGCAAGCACGGGACGCAGTTTCGTTCCGCATTTTTTGTGGTATCGCTGCGCTCTTTTTACCACAAAAAATGCTCCACTACACTGCGCCCATGTTGCCGGCGTTAGGCTTCAGAACTAAGGCACATCTTGCAATGGCAGAGTTGATAGAATTTGAAACCGACCGGCTGCGTCTGCGGCAATGGCAAGAAAGCGATTTCGAGTCGTTCGCGGCTCTGAACGCGGACCCACAGGTTATGGAGTATTTTCCCGAACCCCTGAGTTGCCAGGCAAGTAACGAAATGGCAGAGAAGATTCGTTCGCTTATCATGGAACGCGGTTGGGGGTTCTGGGCACTAGAGGTGAAAGGTGCCGAGTCTTTTGGTGGTTTTTGTGGGCTACACATACCCACAGCAACATTGCCGTTTTCCCGGTGTGTCGAGATTGGTTGGCGGTTATCGTCAGGCCTCTGGGGAAAAGGTTATGCATCAGAGGCTGCTCGCGGTGCGCTAAATATTGCATTTGAACGACTAGAGTTTCCTGAGATTGTCTCCTTTACCACGGCTGGCAATCAGCGCTCGCGTCGGGTCATGGAACGAATAGGTATGAAGTACAGTGGTGAGTTTGAGCACCCCAGCCTGCCCGAAGGAAGCTGGTTGCGGCCTCATGTACTTTACCGGTTACGACGAGAACAGTGGGACGCAAAAGCCTAACCAGTGCAGGCACGGCGACGCCTACTACATTGCACCTTCGGCTCCATTCCGCAGGCGCGCATGCTGCAAGCGTTATAGTGCGCCCGCTCAGGATCATACCGGGCTGGATGTACGATAAAGTCCATAGTCAGTGTGTGAAAAACCCAGCTAAAGCTGTGAGGGAACTGGTCAGCGATTTCATCTTTCTGTACGCTCTGAAGCGCAAGCCGCCGCACGCATAACGAGTTGATGCGGACGACGGCTTGCGCTTCAGAGTGTAGAGTGAATCTACGGTCACTTATATTTCTATTAAATTTAAACCGCGTTCAAAAAAGGGTTGGTGGTGAATTGAAACACC harbors:
- a CDS encoding GNAT family N-acetyltransferase codes for the protein MAELIEFETDRLRLRQWQESDFESFAALNADPQVMEYFPEPLSCQASNEMAEKIRSLIMERGWGFWALEVKGAESFGGFCGLHIPTATLPFSRCVEIGWRLSSGLWGKGYASEAARGALNIAFERLEFPEIVSFTTAGNQRSRRVMERIGMKYSGEFEHPSLPEGSWLRPHVLYRLRREQWDAKA